The Chryseobacterium sp. LJ668 genome segment TCAGACGAATAATCCTACTAAAGCTTTATTGGTTTTAGAAGAAATTGCAAATGTTCAGAATGATTATCAGGATGATGCGCAGACTCGTGTTGCCCAGATTTACATTGCTCAGGGAAATTCTGCGGAGGCTAAAAAATATCTCGAAAACATCAGAAATTCTTCAGACATCAATATAAGAAACTACGCCAATGTAGAATTGATGAAAATGTATGCGGAAGAAAAGAATTTCTCAGAAGCTGAAAAATTAGCCGATGCTGTAATTGCCAACAACAAAAACTCAGCAGCAGTTATTGAAACAGCAAAAGTAATTAAGGCGAGAAGTCTGATGAATTCAGGGAAAGATAAATATGCTCAAACCGCTTATACTTCGCTCGAAAAATCTTCAAACACTGAAGTTGCGGCAGAAGCTCTTTACGCAAAAGCATTTTATCAGAACAAGGGAAAAGCTTTTAAATCTTCCAACGAAACCATCTTTAAATTAGCGAACAATTACGCTTCAGAAGATTATTGGGGAGCGAAAGCATTGGTTTTGATGGCGAAAAATTATATTGGGTTGAAAGATAATTATCAGGCGAGTTATACTTGCGATCAGATCATTTCAAACTATGCAGATTTCCCTGAAATTGTAGCAGAAGCGAAGGAAGTTAAAAAAATGATTAAGAAATGATTTTTTTAGAAGAGGATATTTCTTTTGAATATTCAACTTCCGAACCCATGAATCCAAGAATTTGTGCAGAATATTTTGCAACGATAATGGAAAGGAAAGGATTTGTTCTCAATTTTTCAATAGAAAGTTTAGAAATAGAAATTGATAAAATTTTAGAGAAATACTCAAAATCCGTAGACAGTGATCGGGAAATTTTAGAAGATTTTTTAACTTCATATATTGGTGAATCTCTTATCAGATTATTTGGAGGAGATTGGGACGGAAATTTTTATGGTCCCTTAAACCGAGTGGGAGTTAATTTTTATACATCCTATATTATAATAAATGATTTTAGATTTAACCCTAATCATTTTATAGCTTATTATTTTAGTAATGGTAAAAAATCTGAAGGAACATTTTATGATTACTTATATAAAAGAGATGAAAGTAGTGGAATCTTCCGAGATTTTTTAGGAGGAGGACTAATTAAAAAAATAAACAATAATATTCAATAGATTTAAAATCCTTTGTGATTAAAATTAAGAGTATGAACAAGAAAATTCAAATATTATCTATATTATTTCTAGGAATTTCGTCGGTGGCGTTTTCTCAGATCAAAGAGGAAAAACTGATTCTGAATAAGAAAAGAGAACCCGAAGTCAAGAAAATTGAGAAGAAAAAAACTTCAGTGGAAACAGTGAAAAACTATCCGCCGGAAGAAAAATCTGCAAATCCTGTAAAATATACAATTACAGACGTTCCTGCGGTTTCAGATTTTAAAACTTCAACCATTCAGAGTGAAGATGTTGCGCCAAAATTTGATGCAACGGCTCAGAACAACTATTTCCAATTTGGAATGGGGAATTATGGAAAGATTTTAGCAGATGCCAATATTTCTAAAACACTTGAGAACAAAATTGAAGTAGGAGCAGACGTTCATGTGCTTTCCACCAACGGTTTGAAAAAAGTGTATGCTTGGGATTCTGATCAAAGTTCGGCAACTTTAGGAGCTTTCCTCAATGCTTATGGCGAAAAAGGAAAAATCAATCTGAATGCAGAATACGGTTTAGATAAGTACAACTATTACGGTATTTATGCACTGACGCCTTCTGCAGATGTAGATTTGAAGCAGAAAGTGAATCAATTTAAAGTAAATGGATATTATGATTTTTATTCAAATGAAATTTTAAATGATGTAAGAGTAAAATCTTCATTTTTAAGTGACCATTTTGATGCAAAAGAAAATCAGGCTTCTATTTTGGCGAATCTTTCTAAACATGCTGTAAAGCTATCTGATAACGGAATCGTTTTGAATGCAGATTTAGGTTTAGGTTTGGAAACTGTAAAAACAGATTTTGCTTTACTAAATGAAAATTCTTCAACATTTTTTAATGGGAATATTGCACCGAAAGTAACGTTTGCAAAAGGTGAATCTTATTTGATGTTGGGTTCTTCATTTTCTTTTTTAAATGCGAGATATTCAAATTTAATATTAGCTGATGAGTTAAAAAATAATAAAACCTACTGGTTTCCACAGGCTGAATTTCAGGTGGCAGCAGCTAAGGAATTTAAATTCTATGGTGGAGTAGACGGTGGTTTAAAACTGAATACCTATAGCGAATTGCTGCAGGAAAATCCGTTCTTGGTTTCAGACCAGATGTTAAGACCTACGGAAACACAGTATCATTTTTATGCAGGTTTAAGGGGTGATATTGACGAAACTTTTAAATATGATGTCTCTGCAGGATTTGGAAAAATGAGAAACATCATGTTTTTTCAGGGGAATAATTTATTCGACAATACCTATACTTTAGACCGACCGGGTTATGATTTTGCAAACACATTTTCTGCCGTTTATGATGACGGAAATGTAAGCGATATCAAAGGTAGTTTACAGTATTTCCCGTTGGAAAACCTGATTGTTGATGCTGATGTAAGATTTTTAAAGTATGATTTAAAGAATTATGAAAATATTTATAATGTTCCTTTGGTCACAGGAAGCATTGGTGCAAAATATACTATGTTTGAGAAAAAGCTATCTTTAGGTTTCAAAGGAATCTTCGCAACAGACAGAACGACAAACTCTTACATGTTGGAAGGAGTGGGAAACCCGTCATTGATTTTCCAGTCAACAGAAGATACCAATGATAAAGTTGGCGGTTACGCAGATTTAAATTTGTCTGCAGAGTATAAAATTCATAAAAATTTCAGTATTTTCGCACTCGGAAATAATCTTCTGAGCTCAAAATATCAAACGTACAAAGGCTATAAAGTTCTTGGTGCACAAGTTTTAGGAGGTGTGAAGATCACGTTTTAGAGCTGGAGAGTGATAGAGTTCAATTTGCCTATAATTCTACCACTCTCAGACACTCAAAAAAAAAATGGCTGCGTAGTTCAACTGGATAGAATATCAGATTTCGGCTCTGAGGGTTGGGGGTTCGAATCCCTTCGCGGTCACACAAATTATTCATTTTATAAACCAATGAAATTTTCATTGGTTTATTATTTTTTTACGTCGGATTTTGTACTTATTTAGTTACCAATAGCTTTTGCAGTCATTCAACTTTATCATCAACTCTATCAACATGAAAGAGCAGGATGCTGTAAATCATCAGAATGTCTATTTTTATGAAAATGAAACAAGTTCCATAAAGGCTTAGTTAAGTTTTTCAATAAAATAATTATGAAATTTCAAAATACCTCAAACTTTATATTATCCCTGTTCGCACTTTTCATATTTTCGGCAAGTGTGAAAAGCCAG includes the following:
- a CDS encoding TonB-dependent receptor; translated protein: MNKKIQILSILFLGISSVAFSQIKEEKLILNKKREPEVKKIEKKKTSVETVKNYPPEEKSANPVKYTITDVPAVSDFKTSTIQSEDVAPKFDATAQNNYFQFGMGNYGKILADANISKTLENKIEVGADVHVLSTNGLKKVYAWDSDQSSATLGAFLNAYGEKGKINLNAEYGLDKYNYYGIYALTPSADVDLKQKVNQFKVNGYYDFYSNEILNDVRVKSSFLSDHFDAKENQASILANLSKHAVKLSDNGIVLNADLGLGLETVKTDFALLNENSSTFFNGNIAPKVTFAKGESYLMLGSSFSFLNARYSNLILADELKNNKTYWFPQAEFQVAAAKEFKFYGGVDGGLKLNTYSELLQENPFLVSDQMLRPTETQYHFYAGLRGDIDETFKYDVSAGFGKMRNIMFFQGNNLFDNTYTLDRPGYDFANTFSAVYDDGNVSDIKGSLQYFPLENLIVDADVRFLKYDLKNYENIYNVPLVTGSIGAKYTMFEKKLSLGFKGIFATDRTTNSYMLEGVGNPSLIFQSTEDTNDKVGGYADLNLSAEYKIHKNFSIFALGNNLLSSKYQTYKGYKVLGAQVLGGVKITF